Genomic DNA from Arthrobacter sp. B1I2:
GTGAAGAGCAGGCGGGCAATGCCCTTGCCTTGATTGAGGCCTATACGGCGGAGAACACGCCGGACATCGGCTGGCGCGTGCTGAAGCTCGCAGTGGACGTCGAAGGTGCTAAGGTTGAACTGCACCGGCGGTAATTCCGCCTATCTGATCTGCTTCTGCATCCAGTTGCTATTTGATCTACCACTGTGAATGTATTCCGGTGCCGCCTGCTTGGTCTGTCGCAGGAATCTGCAGCATTCAACTGCCCCTGAACCGTCAGCCCGGCGTTGCGCCATGGGCACAACGCAAGGTGTATCAGTATCCGGCCCTGCTGGCCGATATCCAACCGGCAAGGCCGAAATCCCGGCTGCAAATCTGAACTGCAGCCCAGATCAAATCATCGCGCCCAGCTCCCAGTCTGGACGCCGTCGAGGGGGAAGGATCCTTCGTGACCGAAACCACTGAGCTGTCGCCAGCTGTGGAACACACAACTTCTGCTGCCGAATCACCGGCCGCAACCGCCAAGAGCAGCGGCCTCGCCGGCCTGAAGCTCGCCCAGCTGCAGGCCCTCGCCAGCCAGCTCGGTATTTCCGGCGGCTCCCGCATGCGCAAGGGGGACCTGGTCTCGGCCATTTCCGCCCACCGTGCAGGAACGCCTACCGTCAAGGCCCCCGCAAAGGCAGCGGAAAAGGCTCGGGAATCCATCGTGGCCCCGGCCGCAGCTGCACCGGCTTCTGCTCCGGAGGCCCCGGCCGCCGAAGCTCCCGCCGTTGAAGGCAGCCGTGCCCGCGGACGCGGCCGCAGCCGCCGCGCCGTCAGTGACGGCGTGGTTGCCCCGGCAACCGAAACCCCCGTAGTGGAAACCTCCGCCGCGCCTGCCGGCGCAACCGACGAGGTGCCGTCGGCCGCCCCTGCGGAAACCACGGAGGCAACCGAAGGCGCCCCTGAGCGCCGCCAGCCGCGCACCCGCAACCGCCGCCGCGGCGAAGCCGCTGCCGCCTCCATCCAGGAAGCCCCGGCGGAAACCCCGGCGGAACAGCCCGCCACGGAACAGCGTTCAGGCGAGCAGCGCACTGAAGCTCCCGCAACTGAAGCGGGAGACGCAGGCCAGCGCGGCGAACGCCGTGAAGGCGGGCGCACCCGCGGCCGCGACAACACCTCCCGTGATTCGGACGGCGGCCGCGACAACAGCGGCAGCCGCGATGCAGGCCAGCGTGAAGGCAGCCGGGAAACCCGCGACACCCGCGATGGCGATGACGCTGACGGCGGAAGCCGCCGCAACCGCCGGAACCGCCGCGACCGGAACGACCGCAATGACCGCTCCGGCGGGCAGGACCGGGACAACTCCCGCAACGACCGCTTCCGCGACCGCAACGACCGCCGCCGTGGCCGCAACCAGGGTCCTGACGTGGACGACGTCGAGGTCACAGAGGACGACGTCCTGCTGCCGGTTGCCGGCATCCTGGACGTCCTGGAGAACTACGCGTTCATCCGCACTTCCGGTTACCTGCCGGGCCCGAACGACGTCTACGTCTCCCTGGCCCAGGTCAAGAAGTACAACCTGCGCAAGGGCGACGCCGTTGTGGGCGCCATCCGGGCACCACGTGAAGGCGAAGACCGCAGCCAGCAGTCCGCCCGCCAGAAGTTCAACGCCCTGGTCCGCGTAACGTCCGTCAACGGCAAGACCCCGGAAGAACTCAAGGACCGCGTCGAGTTCGCCAAGCTGGTTCCGCTGTACCCGTCCGAGCGCCTGCGCCTGGAAACCGACCCCAAGAAAATCGGTCCCCGCGTCATCGACCTCGTGGCCCCGATCGGCAAGGGCCAGCGCGGCCTGATCGTCTCCCCGCCCAAGGCCGGCAAGACGCTCATCCTGCAGTCCATCGCCAACGCAATCACCACCAACAACCCTGAGGTCCACCTCATGATGGTGCTGGTTGACGAACGGCCCGAAGAAGTCACGGACATGCAGCGCACCGTCAAGGGCGAGGTCATTGCCTCCACCTTCGACCGCCCCGCCGACGACCACACCACCGTCGCCGAACTTTCCATCGAACGCGCCAAGCGCCTCGTGGAAATGGGCATGGACGTGGTGGTCCTCCTGGACTCCATGACCCGCCTTGGCCGCGCCTACAACCTGGCAGCACCGGCCTCCGGCCGTATCCTGTCCGGTGGCGTGGACTCCGCCGCCCTCTATCCGCCCAAGCGCTTCTTCGGTGCTGCCCGCAACATCGAAAACGGCGGCTCGCTCACCATCCTGGCCACCGCCCTCGTGGAGACCGGCTCCAAGATGGACGAGGTCATCTTCGAAGAGTTCAAGGGCACCGGCAACATGGAACTGCGCCTGTCCCGCCAGCTGGCCGACAAGCGCATCTTCCCCGCCGTGGACGTAAACGCGTCCGGCACCCGCCGCGAGGAAAACCTGCTTTCGCCCGAGGAAGTCAAGATCATGTGGAAGCTGCGCCGCGTCCTCTCCGGACTCGAGACCCAGCAGAGCCTTGAACTGCTCACCAACAAGATCCGGGAAACCCAGAGCAACGTCGAGTTCCTCATGCAGGTCCAGAAGACGACGCTTGGCGCGAAGTCGGATAACGACAAGTAGCTGAGTCAGGGGCGGGCGCTGGAGCGTTCGTGCGGTGGGCGCCGCGCGGATGTTCCGCCCCCGCCCCTTTGTCGTTCGGATTTTGCCGCCCCCGCCCCTACGCTGGGAGGCTTTCGATCTTCGATCGTCAGCCTCCCGGCTCCGGCAGGCCCGATGCCACTCCCGGGGCGGCAAAATCCGAACGCCACGCCGTTGTCTCATCAGTCGCTCGGCGAAACTAGACTGTTTCCCAGCGCGTCGAAAGGTTTTGAAGAATGTTTGAGTCCGTACAGGGCCTGCTTGATGAGCATGATGCTATCCAGGCGCAGCTGGGGGATCCTGCTGTTTACGCTGATCAGCGGCTTGCCCGGAAGCTGGGGCGGCGTTCGGCTCAGCTTAATGGCATTGTTGAGGCTTATCACAAGTGGGAGGCTATCCAGGATGACCTGGCAGCTGCCAAGGAGATGGCTGGGGAGGATCCCGAGTTCGCTGCCGAGGTTCCTGAGCTGGAGCAGGCGCTGGAGGTTGCTTCGGCGAAACTGCGCCGGCTGCTCATCCCGCGCGATCCTGACGACGCCCGCAACGTGATCCTCGAAGTCAAGGGCGGTGAAGGCGGCGACGAGGCTGCCCTGTTCGCCGGCGACCTGCTGCGCATGTACACCCGGTACGCGGAGTCCCGCGGCTGGAAGACTGAAATCATTTCCGCCACCGAGTCGGACCTCGGCGGGTACAAGGACGTCCAGGTGGCCGTCAAGGGCAATTCCAACGATCCCGCCGAGGGTGTCTATGCCCGGCTCAAGTTCGAAGGCGGCGTGCACCGTGTCCAGCGCGTTCCCGTAACTGAATCGCAGGGCCGGATCCACACGTCCGCGGCGGGCGTGCTGGTCCTGCCCGAAGTCGATGAGCCCGAAGAGCTTGAGATCAACCAGAACGACCTCAAGATCGACGTGTACCGCTCCTCGGGCCCGGGCGGACAGTCGGTCAACACCACGGACTCCGCCGTCCGCATCACGCACCTTCCCACCGGCATCGTGGTGGCCATGCAGAACGAGAAATCCCAGCTGCAGAACCGCGAGGCCGGCATGCGCGTGCTCCGGGCACGCATCCTGGCGCACCAGCAGGAGCAGATCGACGCCGAAAACTCGGCCCAGCGCAAGTCGCAGATCCGCACCATGGACCGCTCCGAGCGGATCCGCACCTACAACTACCCCGAGAACCGGATCGCTGACCACCGTACCGGCTACAAGGCCTACAACCTGGACCAGGTCATGAACGGGGACCTGGAACCGGTCATCCAGTCTGCGATCGAGATGGACGAGCAGGCGCGGCTGGACGCCATCGGCGACTGACCGGGAGCGTCCCATGAGCGAGCCCACCCACGTGGCGCATGCCCAGTCCCTGGCCGCGGCGGTCCGTGAGGCCGCGGCGGTCCTGGCCGAGGCCGGCGTCCCCAGTCCCCGGGCCGACGCCGAGCTGCTGGCGGACCATCTCCTCAATGTCGGGCTGGGGCGCCTCCGCGCCCTGATGCTGGGTGACACGCCCGTGCCCCAGGGATACGCCGAGCTTGTCGCCGAGCGTGCCCGCCGCATCCCGCTGCAGCACATCACCGGAGTCGCGCACTTCCGTTACCTTGAACTGGCAGTGGGCCCGGGTGTGTTCATTCCCCGACCGGAGACCGAGTCCGTGGTTCAGCTGGCCATCAAC
This window encodes:
- the rho gene encoding transcription termination factor Rho; protein product: MTETTELSPAVEHTTSAAESPAATAKSSGLAGLKLAQLQALASQLGISGGSRMRKGDLVSAISAHRAGTPTVKAPAKAAEKARESIVAPAAAAPASAPEAPAAEAPAVEGSRARGRGRSRRAVSDGVVAPATETPVVETSAAPAGATDEVPSAAPAETTEATEGAPERRQPRTRNRRRGEAAAASIQEAPAETPAEQPATEQRSGEQRTEAPATEAGDAGQRGERREGGRTRGRDNTSRDSDGGRDNSGSRDAGQREGSRETRDTRDGDDADGGSRRNRRNRRDRNDRNDRSGGQDRDNSRNDRFRDRNDRRRGRNQGPDVDDVEVTEDDVLLPVAGILDVLENYAFIRTSGYLPGPNDVYVSLAQVKKYNLRKGDAVVGAIRAPREGEDRSQQSARQKFNALVRVTSVNGKTPEELKDRVEFAKLVPLYPSERLRLETDPKKIGPRVIDLVAPIGKGQRGLIVSPPKAGKTLILQSIANAITTNNPEVHLMMVLVDERPEEVTDMQRTVKGEVIASTFDRPADDHTTVAELSIERAKRLVEMGMDVVVLLDSMTRLGRAYNLAAPASGRILSGGVDSAALYPPKRFFGAARNIENGGSLTILATALVETGSKMDEVIFEEFKGTGNMELRLSRQLADKRIFPAVDVNASGTRREENLLSPEEVKIMWKLRRVLSGLETQQSLELLTNKIRETQSNVEFLMQVQKTTLGAKSDNDK
- the prfA gene encoding peptide chain release factor 1 — protein: MFESVQGLLDEHDAIQAQLGDPAVYADQRLARKLGRRSAQLNGIVEAYHKWEAIQDDLAAAKEMAGEDPEFAAEVPELEQALEVASAKLRRLLIPRDPDDARNVILEVKGGEGGDEAALFAGDLLRMYTRYAESRGWKTEIISATESDLGGYKDVQVAVKGNSNDPAEGVYARLKFEGGVHRVQRVPVTESQGRIHTSAAGVLVLPEVDEPEELEINQNDLKIDVYRSSGPGGQSVNTTDSAVRITHLPTGIVVAMQNEKSQLQNREAGMRVLRARILAHQQEQIDAENSAQRKSQIRTMDRSERIRTYNYPENRIADHRTGYKAYNLDQVMNGDLEPVIQSAIEMDEQARLDAIGD